GTCGATTGCTGATAGAAACAGCTTATTATATCAGctatggagaaaaatattttttcactAGTTCAAGCAATCTGGATAAGAAGACCAATGTTCCTTTCACTTAATTTGCGAGTTAGAAGTTATAAATAGTTAGCTTTCAAGGCTTGGAATCTCGAAGTGAAGATATGGagagaaatcaatttgattgttACCTATGTTACTCAATCAATTAGAAGAATAGATTATTGAGCCACATAGCTTATTCTATTTAGGGAAACCTCATTATTACCTAGAAGATTTGATCATATGGTTGACCAGATCTCATAGTAATTGCGTTCGTAATTTTCAATGGCTAATTAATCCTCTTAAGAATTCTTTAACGGTTAATTTGGAGGCTGAAGACTATATAAGAAGATTGATACACTCTAAATAATTTATGTAAAACTAAGAAAGTTGTAAATATCGATATGGTCACATTTATTTTATGTTGCAAGCGTGATTTTATTCACTTGTGATCTACTCCTTTGAGAGTTGTGATTGTTCAGTGTAATTTGTAATTTGAGGAGTGTACAAATATAGGTAGTGCTTGTCTATTGATAGTGGGATCTATCAATTTTGGATAGAAGCAGCACGTGCTTTGGTGTAACTACTAACGAGAATATTAATAGATTCCAGCCTATTCGTGGTGAATAAAGACGCAAACTTGTTATAAATCAAACCACGAGCATTGTGTTTTATCTCTTTACTTATTTCACCATTTATCTTATAGAAATATCTTGCATCTTATATTATCCATTGTTTTTGCATCTATCAAATCTAGTTTAAGTAATtccatgaaaaagaagaaagggaaattttttttttttgaaaatcagcTTATCCACCCCCTTCGGTTGTATCATCAGTCTCCACAGAAAGTGCCACGTGAGGTCCACATGCTTAATGAGCGATGATAGTTGGTTTGTAGACTAGGAGTGATTTGAAACTTAGTCGTTCATTTTAAAGATTAATTTGGGACAAGGTTCACTttgaaaacttttaaaaagaacGACTTCCCTTCATAAAGGCTGTTTGAAAATTTCTCGAAAAGTTTGGCAACTCTTTTGGGGAATTAAAACTTCGATGctctataaaaattaaaaattaaaaaaattaaaaaaattaaaaaaaaaataaccctTTCATTTGATCTCCTTTAGTTTCGAGCAGTTTGATTGATTACCCATGTGACTAGGTAGTGTTCTCATGGAAAAAGGACCAATTACGGCATCAATCAAACTCTCCCTTCTTGGCGTATTGAAGCTTGCAATAAACACATATTAGATTCACAAGAAGCACCTGCgatttaaacaaaaagaaaagaaaagaaacgtgGAACATATCTTGTAAGTTCTGGTTAAAATTTGGTAATGTAAAGCCATTCGGAAAGTTCTTCTCATTAAGACTGAAAATGAACTTTCGCACAATTAACGCTTCTACTTATACATAACTGGtgaccacacacacacacacacacacacagagttTGTGCTAACTTGAAAAAAGAACACTGAAAGGACTTCGATACAATggtgaaaaaaatagaaactacAACATATGTACAAGCATATTCCATTGACCCATCAAAACCTAGTTTATGAGTTggattctctcttccttcctgtTTCCAGCATGTACCTTCATGCCGTCAAGCAAAAAGTCGCTTCACTTCAGTATCTCTCTTCAATTATGCAAGAGCTGTGTCATGTGATCTGGGTCACAATAAAACAGCAGCAACAAGGACTCTAATGTCCAGCTTAATAACAAAACGAAACCCAAAAGGACAAGAAAGTAACAGAAAGGGCAGCGCGGGAGTCCATGAAAATTTAGGGCATCAGTCCTCCTGCTTGCTCCATCAGTTCACTTGTGTACCCATTCCATTAATCAGACTCTCCAGTTCAAGATAGATTCCCGTGTCATTCAACGTCAGGTGGTCTTCTACTTCTATGTTGTCCGCATCTGCGCCAATAACCACGTCTTCCTTGAGGAGCTTCTCGGAAATCCCCTGGAATACCGAAGACAAATCAGATGAGCTAGCTCCGGTCATCTGATTGGGCGTCTGGCCCTGCGCAACCCTGAAATCTTCACCATCCATCGAAGGCCACGGATTGTGCATCTGAAAGGTGCCAAATTGCTCCGGCACAACACTATTTGGCCGACGCTCCATCTGTGCCAAATCGTCACTGATTTTCAGGCAATCAACTTTTGGGCTTTGAATCATGTGATCCATTGCTTCTAGCAAGCATTTGGTGGCTTCGGCATCGGGACCAAGCAATTCTCTCTTCTTGCTCGATTCACAGGTCTCTAAAtctctcttctgcttcttcttcgggGTTAAATTCAGGAGAAAGTTGGGGCTTTTGGCTGCTTTTATGAAGAAGAGGAATAGGAGCTGGTTCCTGCAGTCGGCATGGCGAACCTGCTCAGCAACCTGCTCGATCTCATGCTGCAAGTTGTCCTGCTCTTCTCTTAGCTTAAGGATCTTGGTCTTCAACGCTTCCTGCTCCTTCTTAAGCGTTTTGAGTTTCGCTTCCTTTTCAGCTTTCTGGTAATCAGAGGTGACAGTACTACTAGATTTTTTTCTATGCTTGTTTAAGTTGTGTCTCCTCTTTATGTTCTTCAGCAAATGCTTCTTCCCTTTCTGAAAACCTTGGTTTACAAACTCCCATCGATCTGGATTGATCTTCCTAAAACCCTGCGACACATTTTTAATTATGATGCATGAAGAATAGAAGATAGGAAGAAGCTATGTCTAGGAGTTCATAATGAACCAAAGGCTAAAGAGTAGAAAATAAGCAGAATGAAGGCCAAGAAAGTTTCAGTGGAAGATGTGCACAAGGGGTATTACTAGGCCAATATAGAAAGTACACGGATTATAATGCACGTCAAGAAGAGATCGCTTACAAATATCCAAATACCAGTACAAAGAGTGTGGAGAATTTTAATAGTAAAGGCGAACAACTCAAAATCAATCCAGCTACTACTAGATATAATATGAATACAACAGTGCAGAATTATGCTTCTGGTCttgcccaaaaagaagaaaggtacTACAAAACACCGGATAGAAACAAAGCAATGGCCAAAGGAAACTTGTCTTCAGCTAGAAAGTACATAATGAAGAATTAAAGCTGTAAAATGCAAAGTACTAACCACTATAAGGGAATTGCTGTAGTGCATCTCCAAATCCAGTACGAAGATAATCTCTAATGGGTGATCTGATGTCATGGTTGACATGGTAGTTTCTGCAAACTACCGTCTAAAGCATCATCACTTGAATATGATGACTACTGAGGGCCTAATAGGGGCCATTGTCCACTGGCCACTCGATGCATATTTTTGTGAACATGTGCCACATGATTCACGAAATTTCTTAGAGAATATGTGTATCTCGCCCACCATTTCAGGTTTCTTGGTTCCTCGTCCCCTAAACTAGGGTACAGCACAAATAGTAACGGACAAAGTCAAAGTGGGTTAACTTAAGTCTGGACGCCTGAACAAACGTTTTAAGAGGACCACGCTCTCGACGACCTCAAAAAAGAACCGAAGAGTTAAACCAAAACGCTCATACACAGACATACTTTATACAGATCCATACAAAAGATAACGACCGCAACAAATAACATAGGTTTGCTCATATCAAAACATGAAGAAGTACCGACATAAGTGTTCAGCTGCCTGATGAAGCTGGAGAAGTTGGAGTGCTTGAAGTATCCAGGCAGGACCTCCTTCGAGAACTGCTGCTGATCCCACACCACGAAGCTATCCTGGCTCAAGCCCCACGACACCACTGGATCTGTACCCGGGTCCGACACCATCTCGTAAGTCTTCCTCAGGAACGGCGTTGGCCCCACCACCCCCAGATCCTCCATCGGCTTTGCCACATCGTATGCTGCTGCCAGCCATGAGCATGACGGCGATAAAATGGCCGCATCCCTGGGATCGGCAGTGGTCGccacctcctcctcttccaATTCCTCCTTGATCTTCACCGCCTGCACGGCCAGAGCCGAACAGAGTTCGGGCCGGGTCAGGCATGAATGCAAGGGCGGTCCAGCTCCAATTTTGCCATCGCCAATGGCTACTTGTGGCAATGGACCCGAATGGGAAAGCAACCCACAGCATCCTAGCTCGCCTTCACGGGCCTTTGATTGTGACTGAGAATCGGTTCGGCTTAGGTCCGAGTACAAGGGCAACCGGGACCCTATCTCGCCATGGTTGCCACCATCAAGAACAGCGAAGGATGCGATTTCTTCCCGTGATCTTGCGAAAGGTTTTGCCTTTTCTAGCTCAAGACTTGAATCTCGAAAGAAGGTTTCGGAAAACCATGGGCAAGATCCATTAGCACGGCCGGGGGAACAACCGCAAGAGCCGCCGTGAAACGCCGTCATCAATTTGAGCTCGAGTTCatggtttttcccttttttggggGGGCAGGAGCTCGAGTTCTGGTTCAGAAGGTGGAGATAATATGAGCAAATTTCAAGCGAATGAACACACGTGGTAGGGTTTCGAGAGACAGTAAGAGAGAGCTTGACTTGAAAAGTAGAGTTCAAATCAAGCGGGCGACGGGCAAGGGCGACGGCATGTGGACTTATATACTCGTGAGAAAAGCAAATTGATAAGCTGACTGCACCGTTACCCTGGAAGAGTGACGGTGGTGCAgtccgagaaaatattgggtgggttttaCCCTCCACGTAAGCAAAATGTATCACCATACGCAATTCGACACGTGGCAATTTTCGGCCCACCTGTCAGTGCCCACTCTCCCCCATTAACTCCGTCTCTCTCCCGTTtaccctctctcctcccctccgtttctgCCCACAAAAACCAGCTGTTAGAGGAAGGATGTCGATTGTcctcttcctccctctttctctctcgtccctctttctctctcttctgctccCGATTTTGTATAGGGAAGAAACCAGCGTCCTCTTACGAACGGAGAAGGAATTTCGCCAATGCCCATCTGCGCGCTCTGCAAGGCTCGGACAGGTGGGCCGAAAATTGCCACGTGTCGAATTGTGTATGGTGATACATTTCGCCTACGTGGAGGGTAAAacccacctaatattttctcggtgCAGTCACTGCCACGTATTATTCCAAGGGATGTGGGCCCCCCGCCCCAACAGATTTATCGTATGTGCTCCTGTGAGCCGAGGGCCGCCACGTTTTTGTCTTTTGCGTCTCGGGGAGGCTTTTCTGTCACCATTTTAGCATAGATATTTTAAGATTTATTAATTCCATCTTTAcgtttttaatattaaaagatcAAGGTTGTTGGATGAttattaattctattttttgaagTTTCTTAATATTAAAAGAGTCATGTTATGGTCGTTGATCACATGAATTGCTGTCTAATATCGTTTGGACAAAAAAGATAATCAAAACCATTTTTTTCAATGAACAGGTTGTCTTGTATAAGCAAATACAAAAAATCACGTGACAATCGTGTCATCATAAGATATAGCATATCTTGTTCCTAATAAATCCTTTTCTTGGATTATAACAAGGCTATTTACATTCATCTAGTCTCTAATCATATAtaactttaaatttttagattgaATTTTCTAATATAGTATCAGGTTCAAGTTTCTTCTCGATATAATTCATTTGTGCAAGTAATCCTCATCGCTAATCCATCAATTTTAATTAACATCATATGTATAGTCTTGTGCTACCTAtgatttaaattctttttttcagaagtaatttttttggtttttaatttttatttttgagagtGTCTTCCTCactaataaaagaaagagaaatgattgattcataatttttttaatctaataggttttgggtcacaaaaaatcaaataataagtaattataaattattatgagatCCACTCCTATAAGAATTTGTGACTTATAACAAATAACTTATATgctaataaaattctaaaagaaaataatgagggAATAGCCACTAAATGAGTAAAGAGCTCTCCCAATGGCAAATAAGGGTGAGCAAAAGGAACCATTCAGATTGAGAATCGCTCGAACGGAACCGAATTGGCCGGTTTAGGCAGTTCCCTTGATACTGAaccaattccataaaattaGAATAAGTGACCAAGTCAAatctttttgctttcttaaaATCtgtattcaataaaaataaaaaataaaaaaggcctaatatggagaaagagagagagagagtatcgTTCTTTGACCCTCTTAACAATGGGAGTCTTAGCGTTGTGGATGAGGCATCTATCAAAGATGTCATGCATgacaaattaaaaagagaaaaaaaaaaataggcaacCAAATTTATTGGATCACTTAGAAATTggaccaatcaattcaatttcaaaatcaaatgattTGATTCTCAATTGAAGAGAATTGGGAACTGATCTCATTGGTCCGATTCTTAAGTGGAAATTGGACTGATCGGGAACTAATTATCCCTTATAGCATTCGCACAAAAATAGAAAGACAAAAACATCAAAGGGTCTCCGGAAAAACTGAGAATATAAAACAAGAGACACGGGGAAAGGACCAGTCGAGAATCTGTTCTTTTTCCCCACATCTGGGGAGGTACGGACTGGGCAACGATACAGGCCTTATTACTTAGTCATGATTGGATGTTTGTTATCGACCCGTGGGCCAAGCATCGTTTACTTTAGTTGCCATCTCAACATCTTGCTTTCGTGTGACATGACAATCAAAGcgtgtttccttttcttctttatctttgttTTATGCATTTGGAAGCCATCACGAAACCTAATTTGTACTCGTATttacactttttctttttagagctGCTGTGGCGCCACACGAGCACcacatgaaaaattgaaaagaaaaggaaaaggaaaataataacaTCGGCAACACCGATTCGTTATCAGCTCGAGCAATGATCCAAGCATGGGCTAAGCCTAGTGACTTTCTTCGACACCCATATTTTCATGCCATTTGCCTCTAATTCCTCGAGACTCTCAACTCTCAAGCCTCCATATAGATTGTAGACTCTTAGGCTGAAGCTACTGCTATGGTCAGATCTAGCTTCGAAGCTTGCCGCGGCTAGATCATCATAAAGGACAATCACTCCTCCTCTCTATCTCGCCCCTCCAAATACGCTTGCGTAGATATGAAATTTGAGAGTTGAGAGCAAGCGATGTTCACCTCACAGGTGGTCAAACAAGGGCTGACCAAGGCCACCAAAGGTTTGGGCAACAGTGGGCATTGACGAACGACCGCCAAAGGAATCTTGGCCAAGCAATCGtgagcttgaagatgatgaatagtaaCTTCAAAGACAATGAACAATAACTTCACTATGAACATTAACTGCAAATTTACTTTTTGTTAATCTTTTTTCTGACAATGCTACATTAGTGCCACCTCCTTGAAAAGAAATGATTGATGTCACATCAAATTCATGTTAGATTTTTAACAGTGATTTTTAATAGAACTTTAATAAAGTGTAAATGTATCACTCGAgtataaatttgttaaaatggACATTATGCTGCACAGGAACAAccaagttaaatgttgaatAGCGCGTCTAGCTAAGTACATATCTAATGGGTCTTGTTTTTGtccttttgcaatttttttttttggacaagtcCTTTTGCAATTTGGAGTGGTAGTAAATTGTTCTCTTCGTTACACGCAAGAAAGTCTACAAATTGAGTCAGTTGCAATAGCGTCCTTGGATATTTTTTATGTGATCATTACGTATTTGGATGACTTCATTAAATCCAATCtaagggtgcatttattttgtggaaaacattttatgggaaaacattttcctcatttttcagcgtttaatttgtttaagaaaatgagtcaacggaaaatattttcctactTTAGAAAAACGAATTTCCCTTTAGTAAAAACCGGaaaaagtttttcaaaatgcttCCTTAGTCTTAGGATCCTTGGTTAGTGAAAAATTTATTcccataaaataatttttaaaaaaatgaatctttaattatgtttataaattttgattttttattatttaatttcttttctttttcttactttttgcttttctttttttttttttttttattttctttattttccttcctccttcttcccttcttcatctaccAGCAACGACTAGCCAAGACATTGAACGGCAAGCTCGGTTt
The sequence above is drawn from the Eucalyptus grandis isolate ANBG69807.140 chromosome 11, ASM1654582v1, whole genome shotgun sequence genome and encodes:
- the LOC104438103 gene encoding heat stress transcription factor A-2, giving the protein MTAFHGGSCGCSPGRANGSCPWFSETFFRDSSLELEKAKPFARSREEIASFAVLDGGNHGEIGSRLPLYSDLSRTDSQSQSKAREGELGCCGLLSHSGPLPQVAIGDGKIGAGPPLHSCLTRPELCSALAVQAVKIKEELEEEEVATTADPRDAAILSPSCSWLAAAYDVAKPMEDLGVVGPTPFLRKTYEMVSDPGTDPVVSWGLSQDSFVVWDQQQFSKEVLPGYFKHSNFSSFIRQLNTYGFRKINPDRWEFVNQGFQKGKKHLLKNIKRRHNLNKHRKKSSSTVTSDYQKAEKEAKLKTLKKEQEALKTKILKLREEQDNLQHEIEQVAEQVRHADCRNQLLFLFFIKAAKSPNFLLNLTPKKKQKRDLETCESSKKRELLGPDAEATKCLLEAMDHMIQSPKVDCLKISDDLAQMERRPNSVVPEQFGTFQMHNPWPSMDGEDFRVAQGQTPNQMTGASSSDLSSVFQGISEKLLKEDVVIGADADNIEVEDHLTLNDTGIYLELESLINGMGTQVN